One Paroedura picta isolate Pp20150507F chromosome 3, Ppicta_v3.0, whole genome shotgun sequence genomic window carries:
- the SMARCD1 gene encoding SWI/SNF-related matrix-associated actin-dependent regulator of chromatin subfamily D member 1 isoform X2, producing MGRPGMLPGSRMTPQGPAMGPPGYGGSPSVRPGMAQSGMDQSRKRPAPQQIQQVQQQAVQNRNHNAKKKKMADKILPQRIRELVPESQAYMDLLAFERKLDQTIMRKRLDIQEALKRPIKQKRKLRIFISNTFNPAKSDAEDGEGTVASWELRVEGRLLEDSALSKYDATKQKRKFSSFFKSLVIELDKDLYGPDNHLVEWHRTATTQETDGFQVKRPGDVNVRCTVLLMLDYQPPQFKLDPRLARLLGIHTQTRPVIIQALWQYIKTHKLQDPHEREYVICDKYLQQIFESQRMKFSEIPQRLHALLMPPEPIIINHVISVDPNDQKKTACYDIDVEVDDTLKTQMNSFLLSTASQQEIAALDNKIHETIETINQLKTQREFMLSFARDPQGFINDWLQSQCRDLKTMTDVVGNPEEERRAEFYFQPWAQEAVCRYFYSKVQQRRQELEQALGIRNT from the exons ATGGGG CGCCCTGGGATGCTGCCAGGCAGCCGCATGACCCCTCAGGGACCTGCAATGGGCCCTCCAGGTTATGGCGGCAGTCCCTCAGTTCGACCTGGGATGGCTCAGTCAGGAATGGATCAGTCTCGGAAAAGGCCAGCCCCTCAGCAGATCCAGCAGGTTCAGCAACAGGCAGTGCAGAACCGCAACCACAA tgccaagaagaagaagatggcagATAAGATTCTACCTCAGCGG ATCCGGGAGCTAGTACCGGAGTCTCAGGCATACATGGATTTGTTGGCTTTTGAGAGGAAACTGGACCAGACCATCATGAGGAAGCGCTTGGATATTCAGGAAGCCTTGAAGCGGCCTATTAAG CAAAAGCGGAAACTGCGCATTTTCATCTCTAATACCTTCAACCCAGCCAAGTCGGATGCGGAGGATGGTGAAGGCACGGTGGCTTCCTGGGAGCTTCGAGTCGAGGGGCGGCTGTTAGAGGAT TCTGCTCTTTCTAAGTATGACGCTACGAAGCAGAAGAGAAAGTTCTcatccttttttaaatctctagtGATTGAGCTAGACAAGGACCTGTATGGGCCAGACAATCACTTGGTGGAG TGGCATAGGACTGCAACCACCCAAGAGACAGACGGTTTCCAAGTGAAGAGACCCGGAGATGTGAATGTGCGCTGCACTGTCCTGCTGATGCTGGACTACCAG CCTCCACAGTTCAAATTGGACCCTCGTTTGGCTCGCCTCTTGGGGATCCACACCCAGACACGCCCCGTGATCATCCAGGCGCTGTGGCAATACATCAAGACTCATAAGCTGCAGGACCCCCATGAGCGGGAGTACGTCATTTGTGACAAGTACCTTCAGCAG ATATTTGAGTCTCAGCGAATGAAGTTCTCCGAGATCCCCCAAAGGCTGCATGCTTTGCTAATGCCTCCTGAGCCAATCATCATCAACCACGTCATCAG TGTCGATCCAAATGACCAGAAGAAAACTGCCTGCTATGACATCGACGTGGAAGTAGACGATACTCTGAAAACCCAGATGAATTCTTTCCTGCTCTCTACGGCCAGCCAGCAGGAGATTGCTGCTCTAGACAACAAG ATCCATGAGACCATAGAAACCATCAACCAACTGAAGACCCAGCGGGAATTCATGCTGAGCTTTGCCAGAGACCCCCAAGGCTTCATCAATGACTGGCTGCAGTCCCAGTGCCGGGATCTGAAA ACTATGACAGATGTTGTTGGGAATCCAGAAGAGGAGCGCCGAGCTGAATTCTATTTCCAACCGTGGGCTCAGGAGGCTGTGTGCAGATACTTCTACTCTAAG GTTCAACAGAGACGGCAGGAGCTAGAACAGGCTCTGGGAATCCGCAACACATAG
- the SMARCD1 gene encoding SWI/SNF-related matrix-associated actin-dependent regulator of chromatin subfamily D member 1 isoform X1 — MAARAGFQAVAPSGGGGGGAGPGAGSLGPGAAGPPVRMGPAPGQGMYRSPLPGAAYPRPGMLPGSRMTPQGPAMGPPGYGGSPSVRPGMAQSGMDQSRKRPAPQQIQQVQQQAVQNRNHNAKKKKMADKILPQRIRELVPESQAYMDLLAFERKLDQTIMRKRLDIQEALKRPIKQKRKLRIFISNTFNPAKSDAEDGEGTVASWELRVEGRLLEDSALSKYDATKQKRKFSSFFKSLVIELDKDLYGPDNHLVEWHRTATTQETDGFQVKRPGDVNVRCTVLLMLDYQPPQFKLDPRLARLLGIHTQTRPVIIQALWQYIKTHKLQDPHEREYVICDKYLQQIFESQRMKFSEIPQRLHALLMPPEPIIINHVISVDPNDQKKTACYDIDVEVDDTLKTQMNSFLLSTASQQEIAALDNKIHETIETINQLKTQREFMLSFARDPQGFINDWLQSQCRDLKTMTDVVGNPEEERRAEFYFQPWAQEAVCRYFYSKVQQRRQELEQALGIRNT, encoded by the exons atggCGGCGCGGGCGGGCTTCCAGGCGGTGGCtccgagcggcggcggcggcggcggggccgggcCCGGGGCGGGGTCGCTGGGGCCGGGCGCCGCGGGGCCTCCTGTGCGAATGGGCCCGGCGCCCGGCCAAGGGATGTACCGCTCGCCTCTGCCTGGCGCTGCCTACCCG CGCCCTGGGATGCTGCCAGGCAGCCGCATGACCCCTCAGGGACCTGCAATGGGCCCTCCAGGTTATGGCGGCAGTCCCTCAGTTCGACCTGGGATGGCTCAGTCAGGAATGGATCAGTCTCGGAAAAGGCCAGCCCCTCAGCAGATCCAGCAGGTTCAGCAACAGGCAGTGCAGAACCGCAACCACAA tgccaagaagaagaagatggcagATAAGATTCTACCTCAGCGG ATCCGGGAGCTAGTACCGGAGTCTCAGGCATACATGGATTTGTTGGCTTTTGAGAGGAAACTGGACCAGACCATCATGAGGAAGCGCTTGGATATTCAGGAAGCCTTGAAGCGGCCTATTAAG CAAAAGCGGAAACTGCGCATTTTCATCTCTAATACCTTCAACCCAGCCAAGTCGGATGCGGAGGATGGTGAAGGCACGGTGGCTTCCTGGGAGCTTCGAGTCGAGGGGCGGCTGTTAGAGGAT TCTGCTCTTTCTAAGTATGACGCTACGAAGCAGAAGAGAAAGTTCTcatccttttttaaatctctagtGATTGAGCTAGACAAGGACCTGTATGGGCCAGACAATCACTTGGTGGAG TGGCATAGGACTGCAACCACCCAAGAGACAGACGGTTTCCAAGTGAAGAGACCCGGAGATGTGAATGTGCGCTGCACTGTCCTGCTGATGCTGGACTACCAG CCTCCACAGTTCAAATTGGACCCTCGTTTGGCTCGCCTCTTGGGGATCCACACCCAGACACGCCCCGTGATCATCCAGGCGCTGTGGCAATACATCAAGACTCATAAGCTGCAGGACCCCCATGAGCGGGAGTACGTCATTTGTGACAAGTACCTTCAGCAG ATATTTGAGTCTCAGCGAATGAAGTTCTCCGAGATCCCCCAAAGGCTGCATGCTTTGCTAATGCCTCCTGAGCCAATCATCATCAACCACGTCATCAG TGTCGATCCAAATGACCAGAAGAAAACTGCCTGCTATGACATCGACGTGGAAGTAGACGATACTCTGAAAACCCAGATGAATTCTTTCCTGCTCTCTACGGCCAGCCAGCAGGAGATTGCTGCTCTAGACAACAAG ATCCATGAGACCATAGAAACCATCAACCAACTGAAGACCCAGCGGGAATTCATGCTGAGCTTTGCCAGAGACCCCCAAGGCTTCATCAATGACTGGCTGCAGTCCCAGTGCCGGGATCTGAAA ACTATGACAGATGTTGTTGGGAATCCAGAAGAGGAGCGCCGAGCTGAATTCTATTTCCAACCGTGGGCTCAGGAGGCTGTGTGCAGATACTTCTACTCTAAG GTTCAACAGAGACGGCAGGAGCTAGAACAGGCTCTGGGAATCCGCAACACATAG